Sequence from the Methanosphaera cuniculi genome:
TTATTATATATATAATAATTTTTTAAAAGTTATATATATAAGTTTTTACTAATTTAGAAATAATTAAGTATTAATAAATTAACTCCTAATTACAATAAAAATACTACAATTTAACCAATTAAAAAAAAACATGAAGCAAAAAAAATACCCATCTTATAAATAATATAAACCATAAAAAAACCATAATATAATAATAAAGACGAAAAAAAAATACAAGGAAGGAAAAAATTTGAAAGTAGATTATGAATGTGCACCATGTATGCTACGCCAAGCATCAGAAGCAATAGAACATGCAGTAGATGATGATGAAACACGGATGGATATAACCTTAAAAATAATAGAATACATGAATAAAAACTTCAAAAAAAATACACGATCAAACAAACTAGGAACTGACATGCACCATGAAATCATGAAACTAACAGGAAATAATGACCCATACAAAAACCTACGCCAACAAGGAAATGAAGTAGCATTAAAACTATTTCCAAAAATAGAACAACTACTAAAAGATGACCCAACACTTGAAAACTATGTACAAGCAGCAGTAGTAGGAAACATAATAGACTTCGGAGCACTAAAGCAAGATACAAATATGGAAGAATTAATTAAAAAACAAATCAAACAACCACCAAAAATAAATGATGTACAAAAACTAGATGAAGATCTAAAAAATGCAGAAAATATATTATACTTAACTGATAATGGTGGAGAAATAGTATTTGACAAACTACTACTTAAGAAAATAAAACAAGACTATGATGTAAATATAATACTAGCACTTAAAGAAAATCCAATACTAAATGATGCAATAATACAAGATGCACTAGATTTAGAACTTGATAAATATGCAACACTAATAAGTACAGGAGCTGCATCTGTAGGAGTAGTAGAAGAATACATATCAGATGAATTAAAAGATTTAATGGAAACATCTGATCTTATAATAAGTAAAGGTATGGGTAACTATGAAGGACTAACAGAAATGAAAGTTACAACACCAGTATACTTTCTATTAAATACTAAATGTCAAGTAATATCAAATGAAATAGGTGTACCATTAAATAGTAATATTGTTAAAAAAACTGACCTATCATAAAATAAAATAAGAAAAAATAATATTTTATAAAAAAAAGAATTTAGGTGGGAAGAGTTTTTATGCTTTTGGATTTGTAGTGGTATTAAGTATATCACTAAATTCCAGATCTGCTTCCCATTTATCTTTACATTCACATGTGAATGTTTCAAGTTCCTCTGGAATTTCTTGTTCTAAATTAGATTTAATTATTAAACTTTTAAGCTTTGCATTACATTTTTTACAGTTAAATGGTCCACGACGTGTTCCAAATCCTGCTGTATCCATAATCATTGGAATATCAACATTATTTCGTACTTCTTTTAATATTTTTATTGTACTCCAAATCCATGGAGGATTATATGATCCACGCTTCCATAGATAATCCATTAATGTTCCACCATGTACTGTTGCAGGACAATATGCAATTCTTCGAACACCAACATCTTTTGCATATTTTGCTGAATCTATTGCTTCATTAATTGCATCTTTTTCAGATAATAGTATTGGCTTAATTAGTAGATATGCTTTTCCACGTATATCATAATCTTTGATACTATTTATTGTGTTTATTGCATTTTCAAATGACTGGTTTGTTATTCCTTTATTAATATTATTAAGACGAGTTTCTTCATTTGATGTCTCAAGACCTATACCAATTTCAAAGATTTTACCTGGTATTAATGATGCTAAGTGTTTAAGTGATTCTTCATCAATGTATTCTGGTTTTGATTCTACAATTACTTCTTTTATATTATCATATTTACTAAATTCATTAAAGATGTAATCTTGTACTTTTGATGATATTTCATTTGTATTTAGAAAACTTCCAGATACAAATAGTTTAACAGCAACATTATCATGTGATGATATATCTGTTTTTTCAAGCTGTTTATTCCATTGTGTATTAAAAATTTCAATTAAATCATCATCAGTAATATTACAAAGTGGTGAATCAGCAATATAACTACACATAGTACAACCACCACTATCAACTGCCCATTGACATCCACTTGTTGGAAGTACCATAAATATAGTATATCCTACAGAATCATATAGCCGGTCTTCTCCTGCCCAACTTGCAGCATATGCACCTATTGGTTTTTTATCTTTTTTACGTTCACGTTTATTTTTTATGTTTTCTATTGCATTTTCTCGTAATTGTTTGTTTATTTTTTGTATTTGCAAAATTATTCTACTCCCTTTTATAAAAATTTTTTATTATATAATACTTGAAACTAAATTCTATTTTTCAATTATCTTATATATTTAGTATGAATTTAGTACATCACCAAGAAGTTTTAATGATTCTTCACGATTTCGTCCAATTGGTGAACCTACTACAAATTCATTAATTCCTATCTCTTCAAATTTATGTATTTTATCCATAATATTTTCAGGATTTCCACATACAGCAAATGAGTTACACATATCATCAGTTACAAGAGTTGCTGCTTTTTTAAAGTCATGATTCATAAGTGCATTACTTATTTCATCTGCAACACTTACTGGTATGTTATGCCGTTTTAGTACTACAGGTGGTGCTCCTGCTATGATAAATGATACAACAATACGTGCATTATCATAAGCACGATTTAAGTCTGATTCTATACTACATGCTGTGTAAGCTGCATAATTAAAGTTACGATCTGGTTTAGCTGATTTTTCAATTCCTTTATTAATCAATGGTATTGCAATTTCAAAATCTTTTTCATTTGAAGCATTTATAAGTGTTCCATCTGCAACCTCACCTGATGCTTCAAGCATACGTGGTCCTTGAGCTGCCATATAAATTGGAATATAATCCTGAATACGACTTATACCATTAAGTGATGCATTATCACCAAGAACATTACCATCAACAAGTGTACGTATTGTATTAATAGCATCTTTAACAGTAGCTACTGGTTTATTCCATGTTAAATTTAATGTTTCCATTGTTGCTTTATCACCAGGACCTACTCCTACAATTGCACGTCCATCTGATATTTCATCAAGTGTTGCTGTTGCTGCTGCTATTGTAACAGGATTTCTAACATATGGATTTGAAACACCTGATCCCATTTTTATTGTAGATGTATTATTTGCAACTATTGCAAGAACTTCAAAAACATCCCGATTATTATAATGATCTGTAATCCATACATTGTCAAATCCAATATCTTCGGCAAGTTTTACAACATCAACAATATTACGTACTGGTTCATTTGGAAGTAATTCTAAACTAAATTTCATAAAAAGCTAAACCCCTAATTATTAAATAAAAAAATAATATTTTTCTAGATGAATTTCATAATTCAAATAATTTAAAATACAAAAAATATTATTTAGATATTAATTAATATATAAAACATAGCATATAATTATTTTAATAAAAAAAAATTAGTAAAATATAATAAACTTTATTTTAGGAGTGTAATAATATTGAGACAAGAAAATTGGCTTTTAAATAATATAATTGACACAGGACAATGTGCAAAATGCGGAACTTGTACAATACTCTGTCCAAATCATATACTTGAATTTAAAGATGTACCAGAACTAACAGATATATGTCTACGTGATGGACGAGGAACCTGTCATGAAGTATGTCCACGTGTATCATCAGGAAGATATCAAATTGAAATTAGAGAAAATCTAAAAAACGAACAATACACATCACCACTAACACATGAAGAAGCTGTTAAAACAATTATAAAAACACTCATGGATCAGAAAAAAATTGATGGTGCAATAATTGTAGGAGAAGATCACTGGAAATCATTATCATTAATAATTGAAGAAACAGATGATCTAGACTTAGCAGAACATCCAAATAAATACCGAGAATCACCACTAGCAGCACTTGAGGAAATGGGAAAACTTGACCTTAAACGTGTGGCAATTGCAGCACTACCATGTCAAATACAAGGATTTAGAAAAATACAATACTTCCCATATCTTGCAAAACACGAACTTGAAAAAAGCAAACAAGGAAAACCTGTTAAAATACCAGAAATCAAATATCTAATAGGACACTTCTGTACAGAGAAATATAATCATGGAAATATGATAAAAGTACTAGAAGATGAAAACATTAAAATAGAAGATGTTAAAAAATTCACACGTAAAATACCAAAACTAATCGTTGAAACAAAAGATGAAACATATCGTCTTCCACTTAAACCTATTGCTATGAATGAAGGATGTAAGTTCTGTAAAGATTATGAAGCAGAATTAGCTGATATATCAGTAGGTGTAGATGATAATAAGACATGTGTTATAATACGTAAAGATGAATTTGACCAATTTAAAGAAATACTACAACTAACACCAGATACTGAAGATCTTCCAGCAGTTCATCGTGAACGTAAACGTAACAGATTTATGGTAAATGTAACAAAACGTGAAGAAGATGGAGAGCCATTATCATACTACTGGATGGGAGATTATCCAGGTGTTGGAAAACAAATGGATGGTAATCATTTCATACGTCTTAAAGCAGGAGATGCTGGATGGTACACAAAAGAAGATATGCAAAATATTCTTGATATAAGTGAAAAGTATGATCTTAGCATAAAAATTACAACCAGAAGTGCATATGAACTTCATGATGTAACACCAAAAATGGTTCCAATAGTACTTGATGATCTTAAAAAACATAATCTACGTACAGGATCTGAAGGAGCATTAGTACGTTCAACACTTGCATGTCCAGGAAATACTCAATGTAAAATGGGATTAATAGATACAGTAAGTATTGCATCTAAAATTGAGGATTTATTTGCTGAATATCCAACTCCATATAAGTTTAAATTTGCAGTAACAGGTTGTCCTAATAAGTGTGTAAGACCTACAATACATGATCTTGGAATTATGGGAATAATGTATACAACAATTAATGAATCAAAATGTGTAAATTGTGGACGATGTGCTGAGGTATGTAAAGTTGATGCAATTTATTATACAAATGTTGCAAAACGTGATGAGAAACGATGTATAGATTGTGGTAAATGTTTCCGTGCATGTCCTCATCATGCAATAGAAGTAGATCATGAAGGATTCCAGGTTTATCTTGGTGGTAAAAGTGGTCGTGAACTAGTTGAAGGACATCTTGTTGATGTTACAACAGAAGAAGAACTTTACCCATTTATCGAAAAAGTATTAATAGCATACAATAAGCTTGCAGATAAACCACAACGTGAAAGAGTTGCAGATACAATACGTAAAGTTGGATTTGAAAACTTTATGCAAGAAGTTAATAATATAAAATTAGACTAAATTTGTAATATAATAACTAAAATATAACCTCCCTCTATTATTATTTTTTTTATCCCTTTTTTTATAGATTTTATTTTGAAAATAAGTATTTATTATATAAAATAAAAAAAAGTAGTTTCTTTTTAGATATTGGAAAGTTAGGAGTAAAAATATTGTTTTAAATATTTTTCTAATTATTAAAAAAAAAATAAAAAAAAGTAGGGTTTGAATAAAAAAAAAAATAAGATGTAAAAAAAAAATTATAATCGTTTTTCTAATTATCTTATCTTCTTTTCTTAGAATGGTAGTTGTGTGTATGTTTTAATTGTTCCACATTTATACCAATTCCTTATTACTCCAAATGAGTTACGTTTTGATGTTGCATCACATATATACCATTGACCATTTACATACACTTGAGCCCATACGTGTCCTGTTACAAGTCCACTGCTAAATGTACATGTTGCATGGTTGTATCTTGCTGGTATTCCTGCTGTTCTCATCATTGCAACAATAAGGTTTGCCATGTCACAACAGTTACCATATCCACGTGTGTATGTACCTTCTGCACCATATCTGGTATTATAGTATCCACTATATGATGTTCTATCTCGTACATAGTTAAATATTGCAACAGCTTGATTATATACACCTTTTACTCCAGATATTGCAGCTTTTGTTGCTGTTTTAATAATAGAACTATTTACTTGTGCATAATTTGTTTTTTGTAAATAACTATCATATCCTGCTGGTGGTGTATTAAATATACTTCCATTACCAGTAGTTGATGTGGATGATCCTGAACTTGAATTTGTTAATGCTATTACTGTTCCATATAATGAACACATACCATGATTTTTAATGTATGCTACAGCTCTTGTATAGAAGTAAAATGCATCAGCAAAATTCATGGATTTTCCATTTATTGTTAAGTTATATTGTGGTCGTCCATTTTTTGCATAAGATGCCACACATACTTTTGCTAGTGCTATATAATCTTCTTTGTAAATTTTTTCATTATTACAATTTGTTGATGATTGCACAAGTTGTTTAAAATTACCCATTGAAAATGATGAGTTTTGTGCATATACTTGACATAGAAGATAGAAGAAATCTGTTGGTGATAGTTGATCATTTCCTATCGTTACAAAGTTTGGTAATCTTCCATTTTTTTCTATGAAGTTTTTTGTATCATTTGCTTTTGTTAAAACTTGATCATAAGTATACTTATTTGTACTTGATAATACACGTAAATAGGTTGTTTTATTTGATTCTGATGTATAACCATTACCTGAATATTTAATTGTAATATTATTTATTTCATGTGATAATGCTTTTGAGTTATTATATGTAACTTTAGCTACACCATTTACAACTTTTACTGTATCTACTGTTTTTCCATTTACTTTAAATGCAACTTTTCCATCTTTTAGTAATGTTCCTTTTGCATCTCTTATTGTTGCTATAAGTGTTACTTGATTACCTTTTTTAACAAAAACTAAATCGTCACTACTGATATGTGATGTTGTTGTAACTGTTAATTTGGATGATATTGAACCAAAATTATAATATGAATTATCTCCAACTTTTATGAGTATTGTATTAACTCCAGCATATGATAATGATGGCTTAAAGCTACATGATACAACCCCATTAACAACACGTGCATCTGCAAGTTGTTTACCATTGATCTTAAATGATACAGGTGAATTATGTACTAAATTTCCATCTTCATCTTTTATTGTTGCTGTTATTTTTATTGTTGAATTAACTTTTGTTGTATAATTTGGAAGAGTGATATCATAATTACGTTTTACTACAGTTAATGTAGATGTTTTTTCACTTTCTAGTGTTGTTGATGTCTCTCCAACTTTTACAAGTATATTATAATCTTTTGCTTGCCAGTTTCCTACATTTACCGTATATTGTGCTACTCCGTTTGTAATGGTTGCATATGCATGTGTTTGATTATTTATTTTTAGTACTGAATTTACTTGGTTTAAAGGTTTGCCTGATTCAGTTTTAAATGTTGCATTGATTTTAATAGTTTTATTATTTTTTACTGTAACTGGACTTAAATTAATCTTTACATTTTCTTTTGTGCTTGTCTTTGGTGTCTTTGTAGTTTGTGTTTTTGTATTGCTTGTTAGTGTGTTTGTAGTTTTTTGTGTTAGATTTATTTGATTTGATTCAATTTTTTCAGATTCTATGTTTACATTATCATTATATTTAACTGATTTTTCTTTTACATTAGCTTGATCTGACATTACATTCTTAGAATTATCAGATTGTGTATTAGTTGTTGATTTTATTAAGGTATTATCCATACTATGTACTGATTGTTCATCTAAAGATAATGTAGAATTAGATGTATCAGTTGCAGATACAGACATTATACCTACAAATAATGTAATAAGAAAAATCAAAATTAAATGACCCTTAATCTTACCGCCTCCATAATAAACCAAAATATGAAATATTAATTCTGATTAAGTAAGTTAATAATATGATTTTGTTAATATTATATTAACTTTTTATATTCTGATTTTCTGTTAAGTTTTTTAATAAAAACAATATTAAAAAATTAAATTTCTTATAGTATCTTAAAATAGAAAGTTAATTTTTTTAGCTCTGAAATAAGAATCTTTTTAATAAATTCTTATCTATTATGTTTAATTTAAAAAGTATTTAAACCTAGTGTTATATTTTCTTTAATTATATTCCTAAAATATTATGAAAAACCAAAAAGTATAAATATAAAGTAAGTTAAATATTAAATTGTACTTATAGTACAGTATTTTATAAGTTAGTCCCGTAGGGTAGTGGCAATCCTCCTGGTCTTTGGAACCGGGGACAGCGGTTCGACTCCGCTCGGGACTACTAACTTTTACTTAAATCAACTAATTTTTAATTAAACTAATTTTTAAAATAATTTCAAACTAATTTTTTTATTAACTTACTATTTTAAATAATATAAACAACTTAAGATATATACAATAAAATACTAAATAATCTAGGATTTAAAAATTTCTTTTTCTAAAAAATAAAATTATAAATTAAAAAAAAAGGAGCAAAGAATCTAATGGCTTATGAGGATATAGTTAAAAAATATTTAGATGAAGACCCGGAAAGAAAAGTAAAACTCTTTAAATTATACACCAGACTAATGATAATATCAACATTTGCAATAGCAGCAGGTGTAATACTATACATATTCTACATATTTAACTTCTTCTAAAAAATAAAAAAAAGGAAAGTAAAAAAGTTAAACTTTCCCCCCACCCTTCATCATCACATTTTTACTAAAAAAAATCTTTTTTTTAATATGCACTATTATAAATAAGTCTTTGTATATGCTGCACACGACTCATAGCATTCTCTAAAATACGATCAGATACAATAATAGTACATATAGGTTCACCTGGCATAAAAACATAATCTTTTGGTGATATATCATGAATATACTTAATACCATCAAGGTTATATCGAGACATTTTTTTACTATATACAATTAATTTAACACAAAAATTCTCAACATTATTTATTGAAACTTTAACATCATTACAAGCATCAATATCTGCTTTTGCCATATTCATATTATATGATTGTTCTATACATTCAAAAGTTCCCTGAATACGACCATTAACCTCAATAACATATGCTTTATTATCTTGAATTATAAAATCAACACCACCTGAACCTATGAGTTTACACATACGTGATATTTTTGATGAAATATTTTCAAGTTTCTCAGGATGATTAATACATGGTGTTATATTACCACAGTACATAAAATTTCGATAAGATAAACTTGGAGAACCTATTATCTGATGTGAAGATGCAACCATTGTAATACTATGATCAGAATATGATAAAAAAGAACTACTAATACTATCTCCACTAACATATTCTTGTAATAAAAACTCATCATCATCTAAATTTAATGATTCATCAAAAAATCTTACACCAATACCACCTGAACCAATACGTGGTTTAACTAGAAAATCTAAATCAGGATAATTTGAAACAATCTCAGATGCTTCTTTAGTATCATTAACCTTAAATGTCTTAGGCATAAGGAAGTTTTTATGTAAATGTTTATAAAGCTTATACTTATCACGAATATCATCATTATTTTTATTTCCAATAATCTTAGATGAAGGAAACTTAGATACATCAACATCACTACAACATAAAATATAATCAACACAATCAACATACTTAAGTGCAGCTTCTTCTAAATCACACAGATTAAATGTAGGACTATTTATAATGATCAACTTATCAACATATTCATGCATATCAACAAGATCAAAAAAACAAGTAGCATAAACACTAAAACCCAATTCATATAAGGACTTACAAACAGCCCTAGTATTAGATCCAACAACTAAAATTCGACTCAAAATATAATACATCCCTTTTATTTTTATTATTCATTAAAAAAAAATTATCTAATATAAATTTATGTAAAATATAAAATAAGTACTTAATTAAATTAAAAAAAATATAATCTAAAATAAATTTCCCTATATGAAATATAATAAAAATAAAATAAGTAAAAAAATTTGTTATAAAAAAAATAGTATTTTAAAATAAAAGAAAAGGTTAAAAAAAAAGAATAAATCATGAGAAAACTCATGAAATTTATTCAGATTCTCTTGCATTAATGTTTTTCTTAATAACTTTAAGTTGTGCAAAACTTTCCCTTTCCATTTCCTCTAAACGCATTTCAATAAATTTGATTGTGTTTTCAATACGAGGAATGATAACATGCTCTAAAGCATTTACTCTTCTTTTTGTAGCTTCTACTTCCTTAGCTAACATCATTATGGTTTTTTCAATTTCACCAAGTTCAATAATAATCTTAATAGATTCTTCAAACTCTTTAGCTGCTACGTCTAAGTTAGCTGAAGTTCCAGCAAAACCGTAACCTCTGCTTATAACATCATTGGATGTCATTTTACTTTCAACAACTGGTACTGAAACACCCATAATACTACGGGAAGTAATATCAAGTTCAAGAGATTCTCTAACTGATAAAGCTGCACGTTTTACTGCCATATCTCCCATGTCTATTTGAGCTTTATTGAGTTCTGCGTATGCTATTGCTAATTTTTTTTCAACTTCATCACGAGAACCTTGAACACGATCTAGAATTTCGAAAAACTCTTTAATGAGAGCATCTCTTTTTTCTTTAAGAAGACTATGACCTTTAGTAGATAATTTTGCCCTATCTTTTAGACTAAGAAGTTCATTACGAGTTGGATTAACCCCATCTAGTTTTTCATCTGCCATGTATTAGCCTCCTATTACTGAGATACTTAAATTTAAATTATGAAGAATATGAAAATACCTATTCTGATGAAACTTCAACTTCTTCTTCAGTTTCTTCTTCATCTTTTTTAGGTAAGTATTTTTCAATAAATTCTTCTTTAACACGTTTAAGTTCAGTTGTAGGTAAGATAGATAATAATTCCCAACCAAGATCAAGTGTTTCTTCAATAGATCTATCTTCATCTTTTGCTTGTCTGATAAATTTATCTTCAAATTCATCTGCAAATTTTAGGAATTTTCTATCACGGTCAGTTAATGCTTCTTCCCCTACTACAGCAGTTAAGTCACGTAAGTCACGACCTTCAGCATATGCTGCATATAATTGGTCTGAAACTCCACTGTGATCTTCACGAGTACGGCCTTCACCAATACCCCCACTCATAAGTCTTGATAGGGATGGAAGTACATCTACAGGTGGGTAAATACCTGTTCTGTCTAATTCACGTGAAAGTACAATCTGTCCTTCTGTAATATATCCTGTTAAATCAGGAATAGGGTGAGTAATATCATCCTGTGGCATTACAAGAATAGGCATTTGTGTAATTGAACCATCTTTTCCTCGTATACGACCTGCTCGTTCATATATACCAGCAAGGTCAGTGTACATGTAACCAGGGTATCCTCTACGTCCTGGTACTTCGTTACGTGCTGATGAAATTTCCCTAAGTGCTTCACAGTAGTTTGTAAGGTCAGTTAGAATTACAAGTACGTGCATACC
This genomic interval carries:
- a CDS encoding Coenzyme F420 hydrogenase/dehydrogenase, beta subunit C-terminal domain, with protein sequence MRQENWLLNNIIDTGQCAKCGTCTILCPNHILEFKDVPELTDICLRDGRGTCHEVCPRVSSGRYQIEIRENLKNEQYTSPLTHEEAVKTIIKTLMDQKKIDGAIIVGEDHWKSLSLIIEETDDLDLAEHPNKYRESPLAALEEMGKLDLKRVAIAALPCQIQGFRKIQYFPYLAKHELEKSKQGKPVKIPEIKYLIGHFCTEKYNHGNMIKVLEDENIKIEDVKKFTRKIPKLIVETKDETYRLPLKPIAMNEGCKFCKDYEAELADISVGVDDNKTCVIIRKDEFDQFKEILQLTPDTEDLPAVHRERKRNRFMVNVTKREEDGEPLSYYWMGDYPGVGKQMDGNHFIRLKAGDAGWYTKEDMQNILDISEKYDLSIKITTRSAYELHDVTPKMVPIVLDDLKKHNLRTGSEGALVRSTLACPGNTQCKMGLIDTVSIASKIEDLFAEYPTPYKFKFAVTGCPNKCVRPTIHDLGIMGIMYTTINESKCVNCGRCAEVCKVDAIYYTNVAKRDEKRCIDCGKCFRACPHHAIEVDHEGFQVYLGGKSGRELVEGHLVDVTTEEELYPFIEKVLIAYNKLADKPQRERVADTIRKVGFENFMQEVNNIKLD
- a CDS encoding transglutaminase domain-containing protein, yielding MIFLITLFVGIMSVSATDTSNSTLSLDEQSVHSMDNTLIKSTTNTQSDNSKNVMSDQANVKEKSVKYNDNVNIESEKIESNQINLTQKTTNTLTSNTKTQTTKTPKTSTKENVKINLSPVTVKNNKTIKINATFKTESGKPLNQVNSVLKINNQTHAYATITNGVAQYTVNVGNWQAKDYNILVKVGETSTTLESEKTSTLTVVKRNYDITLPNYTTKVNSTIKITATIKDEDGNLVHNSPVSFKINGKQLADARVVNGVVSCSFKPSLSYAGVNTILIKVGDNSYYNFGSISSKLTVTTTSHISSDDLVFVKKGNQVTLIATIRDAKGTLLKDGKVAFKVNGKTVDTVKVVNGVAKVTYNNSKALSHEINNITIKYSGNGYTSESNKTTYLRVLSSTNKYTYDQVLTKANDTKNFIEKNGRLPNFVTIGNDQLSPTDFFYLLCQVYAQNSSFSMGNFKQLVQSSTNCNNEKIYKEDYIALAKVCVASYAKNGRPQYNLTINGKSMNFADAFYFYTRAVAYIKNHGMCSLYGTVIALTNSSSGSSTSTTGNGSIFNTPPAGYDSYLQKTNYAQVNSSIIKTATKAAISGVKGVYNQAVAIFNYVRDRTSYSGYYNTRYGAEGTYTRGYGNCCDMANLIVAMMRTAGIPARYNHATCTFSSGLVTGHVWAQVYVNGQWYICDATSKRNSFGVIRNWYKCGTIKTYTQLPF
- a CDS encoding ATP-grasp domain-containing protein; the protein is MSRILVVGSNTRAVCKSLYELGFSVYATCFFDLVDMHEYVDKLIIINSPTFNLCDLEEAALKYVDCVDYILCCSDVDVSKFPSSKIIGNKNNDDIRDKYKLYKHLHKNFLMPKTFKVNDTKEASEIVSNYPDLDFLVKPRIGSGGIGVRFFDESLNLDDDEFLLQEYVSGDSISSSFLSYSDHSITMVASSHQIIGSPSLSYRNFMYCGNITPCINHPEKLENISSKISRMCKLIGSGGVDFIIQDNKAYVIEVNGRIQGTFECIEQSYNMNMAKADIDACNDVKVSINNVENFCVKLIVYSKKMSRYNLDGIKYIHDISPKDYVFMPGEPICTIIVSDRILENAMSRVQHIQRLIYNSAY
- a CDS encoding 5,10-methylenetetrahydromethanopterin reductase, producing the protein MKFSLELLPNEPVRNIVDVVKLAEDIGFDNVWITDHYNNRDVFEVLAIVANNTSTIKMGSGVSNPYVRNPVTIAAATATLDEISDGRAIVGVGPGDKATMETLNLTWNKPVATVKDAINTIRTLVDGNVLGDNASLNGISRIQDYIPIYMAAQGPRMLEASGEVADGTLINASNEKDFEIAIPLINKGIEKSAKPDRNFNYAAYTACSIESDLNRAYDNARIVVSFIIAGAPPVVLKRHNIPVSVADEISNALMNHDFKKAATLVTDDMCNSFAVCGNPENIMDKIHKFEEIGINEFVVGSPIGRNREESLKLLGDVLNSY
- a CDS encoding archaeosine biosynthesis radical SAM protein RaSEA, whose amino-acid sequence is MQIQKINKQLRENAIENIKNKRERKKDKKPIGAYAASWAGEDRLYDSVGYTIFMVLPTSGCQWAVDSGGCTMCSYIADSPLCNITDDDLIEIFNTQWNKQLEKTDISSHDNVAVKLFVSGSFLNTNEISSKVQDYIFNEFSKYDNIKEVIVESKPEYIDEESLKHLASLIPGKIFEIGIGLETSNEETRLNNINKGITNQSFENAINTINSIKDYDIRGKAYLLIKPILLSEKDAINEAIDSAKYAKDVGVRRIAYCPATVHGGTLMDYLWKRGSYNPPWIWSTIKILKEVRNNVDIPMIMDTAGFGTRRGPFNCKKCNAKLKSLIIKSNLEQEIPEELETFTCECKDKWEADLEFSDILNTTTNPKA
- a CDS encoding V-type ATP synthase subunit D; this encodes MADEKLDGVNPTRNELLSLKDRAKLSTKGHSLLKEKRDALIKEFFEILDRVQGSRDEVEKKLAIAYAELNKAQIDMGDMAVKRAALSVRESLELDITSRSIMGVSVPVVESKMTSNDVISRGYGFAGTSANLDVAAKEFEESIKIIIELGEIEKTIMMLAKEVEATKRRVNALEHVIIPRIENTIKFIEMRLEEMERESFAQLKVIKKNINARESE
- a CDS encoding damage-control phosphatase ARMT1 family protein: MKVDYECAPCMLRQASEAIEHAVDDDETRMDITLKIIEYMNKNFKKNTRSNKLGTDMHHEIMKLTGNNDPYKNLRQQGNEVALKLFPKIEQLLKDDPTLENYVQAAVVGNIIDFGALKQDTNMEELIKKQIKQPPKINDVQKLDEDLKNAENILYLTDNGGEIVFDKLLLKKIKQDYDVNIILALKENPILNDAIIQDALDLELDKYATLISTGAASVGVVEEYISDELKDLMETSDLIISKGMGNYEGLTEMKVTTPVYFLLNTKCQVISNEIGVPLNSNIVKKTDLS